The Manihot esculenta cultivar AM560-2 chromosome 8, M.esculenta_v8, whole genome shotgun sequence genomic interval TTATATATGCAATCACTCATCTGGAATGTCTTTGCAATGCATGTCTACTACTTATCATGTGGGACCTGCTGTGCATTAGTGCACAGATCGTAAAGATTAGTGATTGCATGGAAATTCACCTAAGAGTAACCTAAAAACATGTTTTGATCCCTACAAGAATCAAAAGCTCCAACATGCAACATGTAgtaaacatgaaaaacattaaaaaaaagacATCCAATTCATTCATGTTGGTCATATATCAGTGTGACCCTATATTTGATAAACAAGTTTCTGTTAAAATGTTTCAAtcacaacctaaaatatctcgGACTTCTCAATGAACTCATGAAAGaaacttaaaaatttataatgtttATACAGCCAGTATAATGTCAAAGAGTCCAagacaaaacaaaaaaatagaAATGAAGACTGTGACCTTGGAACAAAAGACAATGAATGGAAACAAGTTTCAAACAAtgaatttgaaataattaatattagctTTGATATAAAAGATCTCTGACCATGAATCTTTACCAATATTTATACATGCCTGTTGGAGTTCTGATCTAACCTCTAGGAGATTAGGGCTAATttaaacccaaaaaaaaaagcagagtCCATGAACCTTTTAGGCAAACTAAAACAAGGACAGTATAATATATTAACAACTCTCATGCTTAATAAACTGACGCATGCTCTATAGCATGTCCAATCTTGATTTGAAGACAATGACCTTCAGCTTCTTGGGCTTCAATTTAGTATATTTCATCAAATTACAGAGGCACTAAGTTAAGGTTTTAAATAATTCATTGCATGAAAAAGTTTCAGCATTTTACTTTTGACAGATTAACAAAGTTCAATTCTTTAACAAAATTCAATATAGAAAAGCTATAATGTAAATATACACAAATAATCCTATCTCAGTAGCTATtgctataaattaaaaaaatgataattaataatttaggcAAATTCCAGAAAATCATCCAGCATAAGTTTTTATCTGCTCGTCAAAATCAGTAAATAACTAACCCTAATTCAGACTGAAGCAACATCAGTTCCAGAATTTTCCAAATTACAATTTTTAAAACACGACAATCACCGAAATAACAGTAAAATTTATCCCGGTTCCAGAGATCCATCATCGAATCGCTATCAACGTACTCAACaaggaaaattcagatttatcCTACTCCTCACTAGATAATCAGATGACCTAAAAACAATACAAGATAatataaataagtatcaatATGAGAGCAACAACAAACCCGATCAATTCGTTTTCGGATCAGGCATGGGGAACAGTCCGGCCCCGGCGGCTCCACGCGGCGGCGAAAACCCTAGAAACTTTTGGAGATTTGTGCGGATACTGATCGAACACAGGAAATACAAAAATGCCATTGAACAATCCGTCGCATCATCGCCTTGCAATCCTCTGTGACTCATCTTCATCACGATCCCTATAGGCTTAAACGGCAATTTGGCGACAACTTTCCCTTCGAAGAGCGAATTTAACAGTCCAAAAACGATGAAGAGAACCAAGGCAACAACGGCGCCGGATTTGAACTTGAAGAGGGAGAGATCGCGACTGGACTCTTTCAAGGACGTCTCGACGCGATCTATTTTCCTGGTCTTGGATTTCTTTGTGGTGACTTTAATGGTTTCGGTTTTCATAGTCTCGAGCTTCTTAGAAGCTTTATCAATGGAGGATTTGAGGGATTTGTAGGAGTTCGTTCGGTAAATTAAGATCCAGGAGATGGCCTCACAGACCACGGCGGTGCAGATAGAGATAGCCACCACCGTGAGGCTGTCGGAGTACTTGAAGGAGGATAGGAATTGAGGTGTGGCCATCGGGAGACAACGTTTGAGAGAGCTTTTCCGGCGAAATACTCTCTGGAAATGACTGAGGTGCGAGGAGGATGTTTAGCTACGGGTCAAGTATCACCCGATGTTGGATATCGGAACTTGGGACTTCGGCGAGGGAAATATGTgagaaattttgaatttatttttccaaATTATATAAAGGAAACATTTTTTATTactagtatttatttatttatttattttacttttgttgTTTACGCtcgtaaatataaatttatgtttttctttttttaacagaaatacatttatgatttaattttctttatatacAATTTTTAAACACAATTTCCACACTAAtcaattgaataaatttaaaatggtagaaattttcttaataatagaaaaaaattaggtttaatgaaaaaaaaaatactctaagcaatttttccaattttatttaaaattttaatttaattgattaactTTATAAAATTTGTGAAATTAGGGTTAGTTTTACTATATTTACGTAAACTAGTCAAAATTcaagtttaataattttataaaaataagtttaaatctatttttatatttttttttattggaagTCAAATAAGTTCAATTGTAATTCTTTGATTAAATAAATCAACaactttatattaaataaataacatattaaaatattaattgtttaaatattatttctataaattaaaatttatttttatggagAATTAAAGAAGTTTTtggaaataatatttattatttaaaaattataaaaataatattttattattaaaataattaaattttaatatgtttagACTTATTTAgcctttaatataaaaataagcctaatggtagaaaaaaaaaaaacttaaaattgaaCTTATTTGGTcccaataaaaattatttattcccATAATTGTATagaggaaaaatattttctatagcTTAAAATAATttggaaatataaaatattgcaCTTTATATTCTATCTAGGATTTATGTGTATTTTTATGTCCTAGTTAGGATTTGTTTTATTTCTTTCAATCTGaattatgattatttttatctaaatttactaataaatagtaaaattatttcCCTATTGCATTTAGAAAATCAAATCTTTACAAATACTTTTCATATGTAATTTAAGTTTTATACTTCATTCCAAAAAAATCTCTAGAATTTTCTTCTCAAATGCTTTTAATGTATAAGCATAAATCATTTTCATGAGATTCATGCTCTACTAGGTAGGATTCTTACAAGATTTTTTTTCAtgctttttgatattttaatatttaaaaaatagagtttGAAGTGAGCGTGTAAATTTGGCTTGAAAATATCacatctctttcttttatttctttttcttttgtctgcgAGTGATGCATGATTGCTACTCTACTACAGTACTATCTCTTTCTGTCAGTACAGACAAGTCAGAGCACCTCTTAATTTCTTATAGCGCGCGTGCTAATAGGACTACGAGGTGACTGGCCTCATTTTCCTTACCTTCGGTCACTTCACCGAACTAGCCTATTCTTGAATAGGTCCGCGTGCGTAGTTAGTTCGATTCACTTCACGTTGCAGAATTGAGTCGCGCGATATTGAACGAATTTATTTATGTGTAGCCTAATAAGGTTTAGGACCGTATCCTTCTTCACAGTCCAACCTCGTCTCATGATACTATACTCAGAGagaaatttattttgaaaattatttgtacactttaaaatttttattagtatttttatatataaatttattaataaattttattttttaaattaaaattaaataataaaaataaaatattttattaaaattttttacaaaaaatattttttaaaaaatatttttaataaaaaaatattttataaatacaaactagtttttacaaataaatggaatggagtaataattttaattatttttcattctatTTAGAATTTGTGTGTATTTCTCTATcttttttagaattttattttcagtttacttacgattttaatttattttaggtCTTGTGAACTTTATACAGagcatatttatttttctattatcttcatttgaagtaattttattttataaaaaaaataatttaaataaactcTTATAAAATtagatatgattttattttttaaaataatttttttaaaattaaaaaaattaaattattttaatattttattaatatttttattttttaaattaaaattaaataatgaaaattaagttatttattaaaaaattaaatataaattatttttgcaattaaaaaattgtaaaaaataattaaaattatatttgacaATCCTAATGTTACATTTTTAAATCAAAACTAATGAAGATATTAACTCGGATCATTACGTTGACGGAcgaaattattgataaaagacaacataaattttattaaaaataaatatataatttatagttTCTCTTACATTGTCCCGAAGGAAGGGCACAAGGCCCACCAACCttgactaaattttttttttaatgcaaaaaaaaaaaaaagaagtaacAACCCAAAttgcaaaaaaaatttttaaaaaaacctCATGCACTATCATTTAACAGTAGAAATAAAACCGGGGAGTTTAATTATGATTAGGGTATCATTAGTCAACCTAAAATATTGAGAATTTTCATGATGATTTTTCGattgttttattaataaattttatttttaaattaaaattaaataataaaaaaataaattatttaataaaaaatatataatatattttttaaaaataatttttaaatataaatttttttcggaaataaatagagatttaatttaaaatgaaagtaaatttatttcattataagtttttttttttttgaaaagtatttcattataagttttaaatatatatttttatatttgtatataataaaaaggatatcaaattaataaaattattattaattaaaaatattttttattaatagaaagtattactatcttttatatttaaaatattgatactttatatctttaaaaaatatcattttttattaacttaataatttgcataaaataattactttacataaatttataaaacctataatataaattttatagatttcaatttttttaaaattatgtttaaatttttttaaaaaaattatttttattttcgttacaatcatatattttctgtaataTGATTAgttactaaaatttaattcacttaaaaaataaaatataaatgataATATCAAAAAATACTAAACACAACAATGTTACAGGTTTTCCTTCATCTCCACAAGATACCTCTAACAACACTCCCGCTAGGACTGTAAATGAACCAAACTATTCGTGAGTTATTCGAGGCTCggctcgataaaaactcgatcggactcgactcgatttctaaacgagccaaactcgaacttaatttttagactcgtttattaattattaaacgaGTCAaacttgagctccatagtattcggttCGTTAAGATTCGTGAGCTGACTCGTTAAGAGGCTCGTAAACAGGCTCATGAAGAGGGCTGGTTAAGTGGCTCGTGAACAGGCTCGTCAAGAGACTCGTGAACAGACTCGTCAAGATATTCCTGAACAAACTCGTTAAGATTTTCGTCGAGCAGGCTCGTTAATATACTGCCACTTAATCtatttatcatatatattgttaatttttatatttctaccccttaattatataattatattattaatttatatatttatttttcattatatgCGTAAACActtttttaaactattaaatctcttaataaactactgttattattattattttcatatatttatatatgtatttgtataattatttttctacttAATATTATtcgcttaattttataaattaaaatttttatataatttaaatataaatcaatatgattttattaataaaatttgagtataatgtatatatataattgtataatttaaatttattatataaatatattaatatatttattttatataatatgtatagtattttttatacaataaaataatttaatataaattatgatatattaataaattttatataaaaatatctattgatactaacaataaaattatacgatttaattaaaactatataatttaaaaagaactatgtaatttaaaaaataaatcatctcTCTCATCGGAATggactatttatatataaatttatatatttattatatatatttcaattaatttttcatataatataaatatttaaataaataattactaaatttaatattatatagttaatcttatattaaatatattttatataattaattaaaagttattcaaatattatttgatgttataaataaataaataaatatttaaatattaaaacctaaaaaataaaaaaataaaagatttaaatattaaaatctaaataataaaaaaattaattatttattgtcTATAGCAACAAACTCACTTTTGTAAAATCACTATGCCTTATTTTACATATGAATTATTGAAAGTTAATGAAACAATATCTACTATCCCACATCAAAAACTTATAGAAATGGAGGAATAAAACttttttatgaataaatattttattttttattatattttaaattaaggatTTGATTATagtagattttaattaaattatatttaattttattaaaattttttttgatcttttagtttaaaattttaatatttaaaaatttaaattaattaagttttgtTAACGAATTTGAATTAgactcattattagtttaaacaAACTTTTTAATCGAGTTTTCGAGATCGATCTTCAATTAGACTCGTTATtagtttaaataagtttttcacGAGTTGAGCTCGAATCGAGTTCaattatagtatttaattttttagtcgAGCTCAAGCTcgagcttataaaattttttaataaacgagcctGAGATTTATAAAACTCAGCTTGACTCGATTCGATTATACCCCTAATCCCTgcgaatgttaatttgacaggCAACAGTGAAGCGACTCATCCCGTCAAAGGTCGAGATAGCCGAAAGCAATGATTATCCTGTGTTGGAATTGCCGAGAACTCGTCAATTTTTGGACAGTTAATGTATTAaaggatttggttactagttacaagtcgaacattttattttttatggaaacaaaGGTTCTTAGTTcttgtatgaaattttttcataattttttacattttgatggttgctttcCAGTTAAGTCAATAGATAAGGATTAGGAAGAGgtctttcgttaatgtggaagagttaTGTGACTTCTAGGAttgacttttcttcaaattttattgattcggttattTCAGAAGGTAATATTCAATGGAAGTTTACTGGTTATTATGAGTTTACAGAATCGCAATGACGATATCAGTTTTGAaatcttattcgagttttatctcagAGAGGATCTCTTCCGTGGttgttcgggagactttaatgatttatgctcgagagatgagaacgAAGGAGAAACATCtttatcaaattatcttatgtaagAGTTTagatttttgccaaattatcttatataggagcttgattttaaatgattgtaaatctttgttagacaCTAGAACTAATATTTGATGGATTCGTCGGAATgctactctaactgctcatattttGACTAGAAAATCTATTAGGTATAATCGTTTTTCTCTATTTGGAATGATATTCTTTtttgtttgataaaattttatcaatacaaTCAATagttttgtatttaaaaaaaataaaaggatctaaaagtcatttaaaacatattgaAATTACTTtccacataaaaaaaattttaaaaagtttattaactAAGATGGAGTTTGCTAGGAAGTAATttagaattatttattttaaatatgtattataaacaaatttatatttaatattactttacttttaaaaattaaaagaaatgtacaaaattattattttagtattaaGTGCTGcggaataaatttgaaaaatcttaaattttaatgtttttatttctaattctcaagaatttcataattattaaattaaatatttttttaaatagattaaatatttatatataaatttatttattcattatatattataaataattttacataaatactaatataaaattaacaaacTAAGATCGACACTTGCAATGGACAAGTGGAGATGGTCAAAGATGTTAGGCTTTACGGGCGACAGCTGGTGAAAAATCGAAGCTTTTAATAAGAAGCAGTTGActtgaacttttatttttttttattttttgctgtAAATGAAGGTATTAGAAGGAATTATCAAAAGAGTTTCCATGTTCAAATGCTGGTTTTGAGGttttaagagagagagagggagagagaggatATGGAAGAAGGTGGTGTGGAAACGCCATTGTTGTCTAGTGAAgctaaacatgcaaaccaccAGAAGGAAACAGGATCAATACGACGCCGTAACTCCGTCTCTCATCTAAAATGTGATTTCATCTCCAATTTGCCAGACAAAGTTCGAGCTGGCCTTGATCCTGAGAGCCCTTTCAATCTTGACCTTTCCAAAACCAAGGGCTTTGTTCAAGGTATCTCTTCTTCTGCTCTAATGAATTTTCccctttttttaaatttttatatttttttttttttggatactAGGAGAGAAGGAATACTATGAAAAACAATTTGCAACCTTAAAATCATTTGAGGAAGTTGATAGTCTACAATCTCAAGACATTAATGAAGCGCAGGAAAATCAAGAACAGCTCAAACATGAAAGAGCAATGAACATTTCTAATTGGGCAAATATCTTGTTGCTTGCTTTCAAGGTCATCATCtgctttctcttttttctttttatttaattaattaatttttattcttacACATATAATACATGCTGAAAATTGAACATATTTTCAGATATATGCTACTGTAAAGAGTGGATCTTTAGCTATTGCAGCATCAACACTTGATTCTTTACTGGATCTAATGGCTGGTGGTATTCTATGGTTCACACACTTGTCAATGAAAagcattaatatttataaatacccCATTGGAAAATTGAGAGTGCAGCCTGTTGGAATCATCATCTTCGCTGCTGTAATGGCTACTCTTGGTATGATTATGTTCTGATCCTTGTCTGTTTCATGTTGCTGATATACAACTTCTGATGATTAAAGatctattttaaatatgttggttaaaagtaaatgaaaattattataagGTAAAAATATGAATATGGTTAATATGAAATGTGCAATGCAGGGTTCCAAGTGCTGATCCAGGCAGTGGAACAGCTGATTGAAAATAAACCTTCTGATAAGATGAATTCAGAGCAATTGACCTGGTTGTATGCAATCATGTTGACGGCTACCGGAGTTAAACTTATCTTATGGCTTTACTGTAGAAGTTCAGGGAACGAAATCGTCCGCGCATATGCAAAAGTTAGTTTGACGAGATATGAAATTTTACAGCTCATATTCATTTGGTACTAGTGTTTGTGAAGTTGAAATTCATGACCAAGTAGAATTTTAGTTGTACCTTGTTTAAGAAGATTATCTTTGTAGACTAAGATCATATAGGATTTGTTTTTAGAAGCTACTGTGTTGAGTGCCTATAAGAGGATCACTTGGGGTCATCCTTTAGGTAGagtgaaagaaaaagagaatccCGAGAGGATTCTGAAGAAGAATTGCACAGTCGAGTCCATGGTTGTTCATTGAGTATCACAGCTAAGCCATGTGTCAGTCATGTGATATTTTTTGTTGTGAGCTGTGAgagttttttctattattttttcctTAATAATGTACTTGTTTCTGTTACTTAAGCCAAACCATCTTCaagtttttgtattttttaatatgcaGATGAATTTTCACATGTTCTgctgtgatttgttgttttgcTAGGATCATTATTTCGACGTGGTAACCAATGTAATTGGCTTGGTAGCTGCTGTTCTTGGTGATAAGTTTTATTGGTGGATTGATCCAACTGGTGCCCTCTTCCTTGCtatttatacaattttaaaTTGGTCTGGAACTGTACTGGAAAATGCAGGTTAATTTCGTCAAAAATATTATTCCTTTTTCATGCTCAAGAACTGcaagttaaatttaattgtttgtGTGTCAGTTTCCCTAGTTGGACAGTCAGCTCCTCCTGAGTTCCTGCAAAAACTTACATATCTAGTCCTTAGGCACCATCCTAAAATCAAACGAGTAGACACAGTTCGCGCATATACCTTTGGAGTTCTTTATTTTGTTGAGGTTAGTTGATCAACAAGTCTGCaacttcatttatttttctcttctgGTTTAGCTTGTTTAGTTGAACCTTCGTTTTCGGTTCGGCTCAAACTACTAATGGGGGTATGATTGTGAACTTCTTTGCTGCAGATTGATATTGAACTGCCAGAAGATTTGCCACTCAAGGAAGCCCATTATATTGGAGAGTCATTGCAGATAAAGATCGAAGAACTTCCCCACGTCGAAAGGGCATTTGTTCATCTTGATTACGAGTGCAACCACAAACCAGAGCATTCTGTTCTTAATAAGCTCCCCAATAACCttgattgattttgaattttttttaagcaTTGTGCATCTTCCTGCTTTCTGTCAaccataataatttatttggaaGAAATAATCCCCTTTCTTTTTTGGCATTAGAGGATGCAAATTGGATTGAGAATCAAAATTTGATTATCTCAATTAAGAGAAATCAGAGTTGAATCAAGAAAGATTTTTGGGTTTGAAAATTGTAAGGACTGCAGTTGGGTTGTTCTGTTGCTTTGTTTGTAGTCTGATTGCTTCTGCCTTGTTAAATTTCAATGTTTTGAAGTATAATTGCTTTAAATTGCTCTATTTTAATTTGCCATTAGTTTCAATGGAAATTGAaatagattttatatttattagttatttactttctaaatattttatcaGAAGTTCATCATAATAAAATTCACTATATtccttataaaaaattatatcaatgtaataaaaaaaaaaagaaattgttgTCTTATTATCTATAGTTATgctgctaattttttttttctgctcaATAGTAAAATTCAGCACTTAAAAACACAAGCAtaaatatcatattaaaatttaaaaaaattaaaaaagtagaaattaaaaaataaaaataaatcatgattttttaatcaaatagatagaaataaagtataataataagattttaagaatatattggttatagataataaatttagaaattttgaattgaattatattaattttaaagttttaaatataaattgtaattagttaaaaattttaaattttttaaattaataatatttatttacgtagcatataaatataataaaacattttacattattttattactGACATACTCttctcaatttaaattttaaatttaaatataattataacattacaattttaaataattttatcaatttttaaaattttaaattaaattataaaataataaaaaattttaaattttttatgtaaatagcacaaaattttaattttcaaaagaaaaaaagcttTTGTACATAGTAATGAACAATGTgtaaatgtatattaaatatcatattatACAAGAAAAATCAAACAATTCTTTTGGCAAATAGAAATGTTAATAACATCTTCCATTGCTGGAATTTATTGCAACTGTAATCTAACTCTTAAAATAATTTGgtcaattgaaaataaaaagactaagcttttatatttagttataattataactaaaatttcaaatttttatactAATTCCATCTATACAATATTAGTTTAATTGATTATGTATTGCGAATATTTATATAGAACTGCTTGtatattacataattttttttattcagatTAAAAAATGCTGTAATTATgtggaatatatatatatatgtaatgttTATAAATTTGTAATTGTTTAATCTCTACATTTATCTCTGAATCTTAAGAAAATAAGTAGTTACATGTTacacaatttaaaattaaaagggtTCTATTTTTACAAACAATCAGTTAGCTAAAACTCTGCGTTTTGATTCTAATGCTACTAATCTCCAAGTTGCAAGTAGTAAGGAGGGAGGCCGCGGTCTTAGCCAACTGCTCCCTTTTCGCTTCTCTCTCTCGATTTCTCGGCCTCTGCCTCAATCGACTCTCCCTCTTTGTTCTCTGGCATCAATTCTTTTCAAGCTATCCTCTTTGTTCAATCGCCAACACAAAGAACCTCCGGCCAGCAGTAGCTTCTCTCTTCCAGGCTTCCGGTGGCAGTCCAGCTACCTCAGACCCTCTCTCTGGTCTCAGCTGTTTCGGTACAATGGTGACCAAactcctttctctctctctctctctctctctctctgtgtgtgtgtgtgtgtgtgtgtgtgtttgtgTTAAGATGTGAATTATCGATTTTTTCGCTCATTAGTATCATCTAAACAGTTTTTCACTTTGTTGAGATTGTATTGCTGTGGGGTTTCTTGACATTGGCTATGTCGTTCATTGTAAGCGTCAGTTCTGTTTTCAGGATGATGAGACTGTGTTTGCAAATTCTAAAAGAGGAATTTCAAACATAGAGCTCtatattaattattgataaGAAAACGGTAAGTCATTTCCATGCCGTTGCTTAGCTATTAGAAAGTGTTTGAAGCAATTTACTTGTTATGAACTGGAAATCATCCGGATTTCTtagatttttttcaatttctgaATCTTTATCAGTTCAAATCATTTTAATGGAACTGTACAGTGAACATATTTTGCAGTATGAATTATAGTTTGGATCTTACCTATGATGTAGAataaattcttttttctttttttgaaaaaaaaaggtgAAATGTGTTCCCAATTTTCTGGATTAGGTTTTGGGTATAGATCCCTTACACTTTTTTTTAAGTTCCAGCAAAAATACAAATGTCAAAGGGTTTGAGTATTATGCAGTCAATGACAATTGAATTTGGGATGGTTATGGATTGTAATGGTCAAATTTTAATTGAGTTTAGGACATGTTCTTGTAGTATATATACTATATGCATTAGGCTTTCTATATGGATTTTTGAGTTTGGATACGTTCAGTTTTGGAGGTACCGACTTATTGCCATCCTAGTTACTGGCCATAGTGTTGTTTCTCACTTCTCTTTTGTTCTTTTATCCACTTTA includes:
- the LOC110620134 gene encoding calcium load-activated calcium channel; the encoded protein is MATPQFLSSFKYSDSLTVVAISICTAVVCEAISWILIYRTNSYKSLKSSIDKASKKLETMKTETIKVTTKKSKTRKIDRVETSLKESSRDLSLFKFKSGAVVALVLFIVFGLLNSLFEGKVVAKLPFKPIGIVMKMSHRGLQGDDATDCSMAFLYFLCSISIRTNLQKFLGFSPPRGAAGAGLFPMPDPKTN
- the LOC110620204 gene encoding metal tolerance protein 4, which translates into the protein MEEGGVETPLLSSEAKHANHQKETGSIRRRNSVSHLKCDFISNLPDKVRAGLDPESPFNLDLSKTKGFVQGEKEYYEKQFATLKSFEEVDSLQSQDINEAQENQEQLKHERAMNISNWANILLLAFKIYATVKSGSLAIAASTLDSLLDLMAGGILWFTHLSMKSINIYKYPIGKLRVQPVGIIIFAAVMATLGFQVLIQAVEQLIENKPSDKMNSEQLTWLYAIMLTATGVKLILWLYCRSSGNEIVRAYAKDHYFDVVTNVIGLVAAVLGDKFYWWIDPTGALFLAIYTILNWSGTVLENAVSLVGQSAPPEFLQKLTYLVLRHHPKIKRVDTVRAYTFGVLYFVEIDIELPEDLPLKEAHYIGESLQIKIEELPHVERAFVHLDYECNHKPEHSVLNKLPNNLD